In Amaranthus tricolor cultivar Red isolate AtriRed21 chromosome 3, ASM2621246v1, whole genome shotgun sequence, a single window of DNA contains:
- the LOC130808131 gene encoding trans-resveratrol di-O-methyltransferase-like yields the protein MDSSTFTNEEAKELLEAQNNIWKHTFYYLKSMALKCALQLDIPDTIHKHGKPMSLNELATSLPIHPNNIPSLDRLMRILESSNFFSKKLLEDGGYGFDLTLSSQLLRKKHPLTQAQFALTLLEQMLTDPSHHLASWFQNGAESSFHVLNGMSFWEQVSHDSKFNQRFNEAMECDSRFVTSLLVNNKSFKGIFEGIETLVDVGGGNGTTVKAITEAYPWLKCSVLDLPHVVQGLQEKASSNVKFVAGDMFEGVPPADAVLLKWMLHGWSDNDCIKILKQCREAILSKNKEGKVIIIDFVVESENDEMKSKETNTKYLFDMLLMSIFGDGKERTEHQLKNLFQQAGFSDYKINPILGLRSIIEVYP from the exons ATGGATTCTTCTACCTTTACTAATGAAGAAGCAAAAGAGCTATTAGAAGcccaaaataatatatggaAACACACTTTCTACTACCTCAAATCTATGGCCTTAAAATGTGCCCTTCAACTTGACATTCCAGATACTATTCATAAACATGGAAAGCCCATGTCTTTGAATGAACTAGCCACTTCACTTCCAATTCACCCCAATAATATTCCTTCCCTTGATCGTCTAATGCGTATTCTAGAATCTTCTAACTTCTTCTCCAAGAAGCTTCTAGAAGATGGAGGATATGGGTTTGATCTTACATTGAGCTCCCAACTCCTGCGGAAAAAACACCCACTTACTCAAGCACAATTTGCTCTTACACTGCTTGAGCAAATGTTAACTGATCCATCTCATCATCTTGCAAGCTGGTTCCAAAATGGTGCAGAATCCTCCTTCCATGTTTTAAATGGAATGAGTTTCTGGGAGCAAGTGAGCCATGATTCTAAGTTTAATCAGCGTTTTAATGAAGCCATGGAATGTGATTCGAGATTCGTAACAAGCTTGTTGGTGAATAACAAGAGTTTTAAGGGCATATTTGAGGGTATTGAAACGTTGGTGGATGTAGGGGGTGGTAATGGGACTACTGTTAAGGCCATTACTGAGGCTTATCCATGGCTGAAGTGCAGTGTTCTTGACTTACCACATGTTGTCCAAGGATTACAGGAGAAAGCTTCAAGTAATGTTAAGTTTGTAGCAGGTGATATGTTTGAAGGTGTTCCTCCTGCTGATGCTGTCTTACTTAAG TGGATGCTACATGGTTGGAGTGATAATGATTGTATAAAGATACTTAAACAATGCAGAGAAGCAATTCTTAGCAAAAACAAAGAAGGGAAGGTGATAATCATAGACTTTGTGGTGGAATCTGAAAATGATGAGATGAAATCAAAagaaacaaatacaaaatatttatttgatatgcTGCTGATGTCTATCTTTGGAGATGGAAAGGAAAGAACAGAACACCAATTGAAGAATCTTTTTCAACAAGCTGGTTTTAGTGATTATAAGATTAATCCAATTTTGGGTTTAAGATCAATCATTGAGGTTTATCCTTGA
- the LOC130808130 gene encoding xylan glycosyltransferase MUCI21-like has product MEKKEPIIRKLLYFSSLPIFTLLLFFLHQQQPFSVYSGEQNLGNRRNGVVNEEVGLINLQLKLRRLVREKDLPEFEATGFIYDVDDFTEVCVISKPIIYDEQSLTVYVPSDDDSKVTKMKVKPYPRREDPSAMEQVTSVQVIRGNSSSIHPPACEITHDVPALLYSFAGFAENPFHAFNELIIPLFITSHHFESKVQFVLTDFRGKWYWKYTRVLKELTSFENIGIDPVKKVHCFPSAVVGLRYHNNLAVNSSDAPVGYTMQDVKRFLWNTYNVKVKTELNLKKPKVLLFARRASRTFLNENEMVHMMENELGFEVYKALPNETKKLDKFAPIVSSCEIMVGAHGAGLTNAVFLPTGAALIQIVPLGLNWASDHYFGEPAPGMGLKYIRYKVWRNETSLYEKYGPDNPIVSDAASIWAKGYAAVKQAYVDEQSFRINLPRFKETLLEALRLIKQADS; this is encoded by the exons ATGGAGAAGAAAGAACCCATTATTAGAAAGCTTTTGTATTTTTCTTCTTTACCCATTTTCACTCTTTTGCTCTTCTTCCTTCATCAACAACAGCCATTTTCTGTTTATTctg GGGAGCAAAATCTTGGGAATAGGAGAAATGGGGTTGTTAATGAAGAGGTTGGTTTGATCAATTTACAGTTGAAACTCAGAAGACTTGTTAGAG AGAAAGATCTACCGGAGTTTGAAGCCACTGGATTTATTTACGATGTTGATGACTTTACCGAAGTATGTGTAATAAGCAAGCCAATTATATATGACGAGCAATCTTTAACTGTGTATGTACCCTCCGATGATGACTCCAAGGTTACCAAAATGAAGGTTAAGCCGTATCCTAGAAGGGAAGATCCGAGTGCTATGGAACAGGTTACATCAGTACAAGTTATTCGTGGAAATTCGAGCAGCATACACCCACCAGCTTGTGAGATTACGCATGATGTGCCTGCTTTGCTTTACTCGTTTGCTGGATTTGCTGAGAACCCTTTTCATGCTTTCAATGAGCTTATAATCCCATTGTTCATTACGAGCCACCATTTCGAGTCTAAAGTGCAGTTTGTTCTCACTGATTTCAGAGGAAAATGGTACTGGAAATATACTCGGGTTTTGAAGGAGCTTACATCCTTCGAGAATATCGGTATAGATCCAGTTAAAAAAGTTCATTGTTTTCCGTCTGCTGTTGTTGGGCTCAG GTATCACAACAATCTTGCGGTTAACAGCAGCGATGCGCCTGTAGGATATACGATGCAAGACGTCAAACGATTCCTATGGAACACCTATAACGTGAAGGTTAAAACCGAATTGAATCTTAAAAAACCGAAAGTCCTTCTCTTTGCTCGTCGTGCTTCAAGAACATTTCTGAACGAAAACGAGATGGTGCATATGATGGAAAACGAGTTAGGCTTTGAAGTTTACAAAGCCTTACCGAATGAAACCAAGAAATTGGACAAATTTGCTCCAATTGTGAGTTCATGTGAGATCATGGTTGGGGCTCATGGGGCAGGGCTCACAAATGCAGTGTTTCTGCCCACCGGGGCAGCCCTGATCCAGATCGTTCCATTGGGTCTGAACTGGGCGTCAGATCATTACTTCGGTGAGCCTGCCCCTGGTATGGGGCTGAAGTATATTCGATACAAAGTGTGGCGAAATGAAACATCGCTATACGAAAAGTACGGTCCAGATAATCCCATTGTATCTGATGCTGCTTCGATTTGGGCTAAAGGATATGCTGCTGTGAAGCAAGCTTATGTTGATGAACAGAGTTTTAGAATCAATCTTCCCAGGTTCAAGGAAACACTTCTAGAAGCTTTGAGGCTCATAAAACAGGCAGATTCCTGA